A single Cyclopterus lumpus isolate fCycLum1 chromosome 3, fCycLum1.pri, whole genome shotgun sequence DNA region contains:
- the LOC117725287 gene encoding transmembrane protein 138-like, whose amino-acid sequence MEPYCRRVCECSAALDPAWNRNSPPGRPAFGPETLQTSNYSLVLLIQLSLLSFDLFVNSFSELLRDEQAVQLVLFIIQDIGILFNLIIILLMLFNTYVFQIGLVAILLERFRAALMLSALYLTFSIILHSWLMNLRWLKTNRFIWTDGLQVLFVFQRVASVLYYYLYKRTSEYLGDPRLYEDSPWLRELFARVRQ is encoded by the exons ATGGAGCCCTACTGCCGT CGCGTGTGCGAGTGCAGTGCAGCCTTGGATCCGGCGTGGAACCGCAACAGTCCGCCCGGGCGCCCAGCCTTCGGGCCGGAGACGCTCCAGACGAGCAACTACTCTCTGGTGCTACTGATCCAGCTCAGCCTGCTCTCCTTCGACCTCTTCGTGAACTCCTTCAGCGAGCTGCTGAGGGACGAGCAGGCGGTCCAGCTGGTGCTTTTCAT AATCCAGGACATCGGCATCCTGTTCAACCTGATCATCATTCTGCTGATGCTGTTTAACACCTACGTGTTCCAGATCGGCCTGGTCGCCATATTGCTGGAGCGGTTTAGAGCTGCGTTAATGCTCTCTGCCCTCTACTTGACCTTCAGCATCATACTCCACTCCTGGCTCATG AATCTACGTTGGCTGAAAACCAACAGGTTTATTTGGACGGACGGCCTTCAGGTGCTGTTTGTGTTCCAACGAGTCG CCTCCGTGTTGTACTACTACTTGTACAAGAGGACGTCGGAGTACCTGGGGGACCCTCGGCTCTACGAGGACTCGCCGTGGCTCCGGGAACTGTTCGCTCGGGTCAGACAGTGA